From the Chitinivorax sp. PXF-14 genome, one window contains:
- a CDS encoding substrate-binding domain-containing protein produces the protein MKYCFRILWRATGVAAFLISSTTAYAATCNTVGSSGSVAFSIAVASNFYAPLNSLATTYANSQGYKITLCQDSSGNLYNSIVPSNSPQYAIFFSADTSKPADVVTQKLNYASPVNYAKGIPAFVLSPNAYAATSGSYRAANYLTTALAAGSGASAVRSSSSLPAIPNYVKLKRSPSSPAVTYLAVGDPSVAPYGVAAGQIMGRDSLFTNNMHQWPGDGNLGTAGSNVSANCSAFLSAGQWVCKYSNIDYTLQAVANNRVTAGFVSYAQVCSVWAGSAYAADQYVLFPDYYTTQAYVELTVTSTTAQAYATAFLSYLGVGGSSWNTWLTNNCYKSL, from the coding sequence ATGAAATACTGTTTCCGGATTCTTTGGCGCGCGACAGGTGTCGCAGCTTTTTTGATTTCATCGACCACGGCATATGCAGCCACTTGCAATACCGTAGGCTCATCGGGGAGCGTAGCCTTTAGCATCGCAGTCGCGTCGAACTTCTATGCGCCGCTGAATTCTCTTGCTACCACTTATGCAAATAGCCAGGGCTATAAAATCACGCTATGTCAGGATTCTTCGGGAAATTTGTATAACTCGATCGTGCCGAGCAACAGCCCGCAGTACGCCATTTTCTTTTCAGCCGATACGTCTAAGCCGGCAGACGTTGTCACTCAAAAATTGAACTACGCCAGCCCTGTCAATTATGCAAAAGGAATTCCTGCATTCGTTCTATCTCCCAACGCGTATGCCGCCACGAGCGGTAGCTATCGTGCGGCCAACTACCTGACTACTGCGTTGGCGGCTGGTTCCGGTGCATCGGCAGTGCGCTCATCCTCCAGCCTCCCTGCGATTCCCAACTATGTAAAGCTGAAGCGTTCCCCTTCCTCGCCTGCCGTGACGTATCTGGCTGTCGGCGACCCCTCGGTCGCGCCTTATGGGGTGGCTGCAGGGCAAATCATGGGGCGTGATTCCTTGTTCACGAACAACATGCATCAGTGGCCAGGTGATGGCAATCTGGGTACGGCCGGTTCCAATGTCTCTGCCAACTGCTCCGCTTTCCTGAGCGCAGGCCAATGGGTTTGTAAGTACAGCAACATCGACTACACGTTACAAGCAGTTGCCAACAACCGGGTGACGGCCGGCTTCGTCTCTTATGCGCAGGTATGCTCCGTATGGGCGGGTTCGGCCTATGCCGCGGATCAGTACGTGTTATTTCCCGACTACTACACGACCCAAGCCTACGTTGAGTTGACGGTTACCAGCACGACCGCTCAAGCGTATGCCACGGCATTTCTTTCCTACCTTGGTGTAGGTGGTTCCAGTTGGAACACCTGGCTGACCAACAATTGCTATAAGTCGCTGTAA
- a CDS encoding META domain-containing protein, with protein sequence MTIKLMALLAMAAATAAQAQEGKLVDYRCAQPPNIQVLFAVDGQHATLRLPGGRDVVLPARPAGSGFHYGNSRYSLRGKEDELRWTRGKGDPVECRAAIGESRDTQAAWRLKDTYWRLREVGGQPFLPASGQREPHLVLASKEQRMHGFAGCNRMLGGYEQEADSLRFAHVATTMMACVNGMDTETAFTHALERTARYRIDGDLLTLIDAEGATTAILQATALR encoded by the coding sequence ATGACGATCAAGCTGATGGCGCTGCTTGCCATGGCCGCCGCCACGGCCGCCCAGGCGCAGGAAGGCAAATTGGTGGACTACCGCTGCGCGCAGCCGCCCAATATCCAGGTGCTGTTCGCCGTTGACGGCCAGCACGCCACCTTGCGCCTGCCGGGCGGGCGCGACGTGGTGCTGCCCGCGCGACCGGCCGGGTCCGGCTTTCATTACGGCAACAGCCGGTACAGCCTGCGCGGCAAGGAGGATGAACTGCGCTGGACGCGCGGCAAGGGCGACCCGGTCGAGTGCCGCGCCGCCATCGGCGAAAGCCGCGACACGCAGGCAGCTTGGCGCTTGAAGGATACCTACTGGCGTCTGCGCGAGGTCGGCGGCCAGCCTTTCCTGCCCGCCTCGGGTCAGCGTGAGCCACACCTGGTGCTGGCCAGCAAGGAGCAGCGCATGCACGGCTTTGCCGGCTGCAACCGCATGCTCGGCGGCTACGAGCAAGAGGCCGACAGCCTGCGCTTCGCCCATGTTGCTACTACCATGATGGCTTGCGTCAACGGCATGGACACCGAAACCGCGTTCACCCATGCGCTGGAACGGACGGCACGCTACCGCATCGACGGCGACCTGCTCACGCTGATCGACGCCGAGGGCGCGACCACGGCCATTTTGCAGGCCACCGCGCTGCGCTAG
- a CDS encoding DUF4129 domain-containing protein, which produces MTTTRRQLHMGRLVSVVMVIFAASHDRADWTMLFYLVPYVVAVVFTLVSEQIGRRAQHVRAGSLKDTGLAGQGAAATVATVMILALAGLLYALTPQASWPYLASKYGQKSVLGRLDESDFADASRQGGAGSGDGNASQRDGGNEWDEALSPWRGWPTPGGMREAATKKGMPVWQSSAIRRMADISDTLEPAWASVSATLADQLKRMGQWLKDNLEAILRSLFALLLILLAAGMVAMFRDIRTAAWLRTRFDYLYIARLKRHAAGRRGAIQFYRAMERLFALHDAPRAKTANTREFLSQAVSSRRPMQAAATELTLLFERFRYGVAEPDARQLARMRELYAELFRKAGE; this is translated from the coding sequence GTGACGACGACACGCCGGCAGTTGCACATGGGACGGCTGGTGTCCGTCGTCATGGTGATTTTTGCGGCCTCGCATGATCGCGCCGACTGGACCATGCTGTTCTACCTCGTGCCCTACGTGGTCGCCGTGGTGTTTACGCTGGTGTCGGAGCAGATCGGCCGCCGGGCGCAGCATGTTCGGGCCGGCAGCCTGAAAGACACCGGGCTGGCGGGCCAGGGGGCGGCGGCCACCGTCGCCACGGTCATGATTCTGGCCCTGGCGGGCTTGTTGTATGCGCTTACCCCGCAAGCCAGCTGGCCCTATCTCGCATCGAAATACGGCCAGAAGAGTGTGTTGGGCAGGCTCGACGAGTCGGATTTCGCCGACGCTTCACGGCAGGGTGGGGCAGGCAGCGGCGACGGCAATGCATCGCAGCGGGATGGCGGGAACGAATGGGATGAGGCGCTTTCCCCGTGGAGAGGATGGCCGACGCCAGGCGGGATGCGCGAGGCCGCCACGAAAAAAGGGATGCCCGTATGGCAGTCCAGCGCGATCCGTCGCATGGCGGACATCAGCGACACGCTCGAGCCAGCGTGGGCCTCTGTCTCCGCGACGCTCGCCGATCAGCTGAAGCGCATGGGGCAGTGGCTGAAGGACAACCTGGAGGCGATACTCCGGTCGCTGTTCGCGCTGTTGCTCATTCTGCTGGCTGCGGGCATGGTGGCCATGTTCCGTGACATACGGACGGCTGCCTGGCTGCGGACGCGATTCGATTACCTGTACATCGCCAGGCTCAAGCGACATGCGGCGGGGCGCCGTGGCGCAATCCAGTTTTATCGCGCAATGGAGCGGCTTTTTGCCTTGCACGATGCACCCCGCGCCAAGACGGCGAATACCCGCGAGTTCCTGAGCCAGGCAGTCTCCAGCCGGCGCCCGATGCAGGCGGCTGCGACAGAGCTGACCTTGCTGTTCGAGCGTTTCCGCTATGGCGTAGCCGAGCCCGATGCCCGTCAGCTGGCGAGAATGCGTGAGCTATACGCAGAGTTGTTCCGCAAGGCGGGTGAATAG
- a CDS encoding substrate-binding periplasmic protein: protein MSRFTLSTLALTMLASAATAAELPLYLMEVPPLTINSPDRKGIVGDVVLEAMKRAGIEPRLIVEPSPRAMANVQNKDNALIIPLARLKEREDKYTWIAPVARVSRAFFSLGQRADSFDDARQQFHAIAVSRGSAGLDILLEHGFSRDQIVVVNQGLSAPRMLLAGRVDAWYNLVLESQVLFKQLGKPTAPMGAPLGSSDQYLACSKTCDERVVARLAEEIRAMQADGSARRIAARYDDD from the coding sequence ATGTCGAGATTCACCCTGTCCACACTGGCCCTGACGATGCTGGCGTCGGCCGCCACGGCGGCTGAGCTGCCGCTGTACCTGATGGAAGTGCCGCCGCTGACGATCAATTCGCCCGACCGCAAGGGTATCGTCGGCGACGTCGTGCTTGAAGCGATGAAACGCGCCGGCATCGAGCCCAGGCTGATCGTCGAACCCAGCCCGCGCGCGATGGCCAATGTCCAGAACAAGGACAACGCGCTCATCATCCCGCTCGCACGCCTCAAGGAACGCGAGGACAAATACACCTGGATCGCCCCGGTTGCGCGCGTCAGCCGTGCCTTCTTCAGCCTCGGGCAACGTGCGGACAGCTTCGACGACGCGCGGCAGCAATTTCACGCGATCGCCGTATCGCGCGGCAGCGCCGGGCTCGATATCCTGCTCGAACATGGTTTTAGCCGCGATCAGATCGTCGTGGTCAACCAGGGCCTCTCCGCGCCCCGGATGCTGCTGGCCGGCCGGGTCGACGCCTGGTACAACCTGGTGCTCGAATCCCAGGTGCTGTTCAAGCAACTCGGCAAGCCGACAGCCCCGATGGGTGCCCCGCTCGGCTCCAGCGACCAGTACCTGGCCTGCTCGAAAACCTGCGACGAGCGCGTGGTGGCAAGGCTCGCCGAGGAAATCCGCGCCATGCAGGCGGACGGCAGCGCCCGCCGGATCGCAGCGCGCTACGACGACGACTAA
- the acnA gene encoding aconitate hydratase AcnA: MSHNLFNTRQTLSLPSGKSLTYYALPALEQAGVGPVSTLPVSIRIVLESVLRNCDGKKVSEEHIRQLANWKPTAARLDEIPFVVARVVLQDFTGVPLLADLAAMRNVADKMGRDAKLIEPLVPVDLVVDHSVQIDYYGNSSALRMNMELEFQRNGERYQFMKWGMQAFDTFKVVPPGIGIVHQVNLEYLFRGIQQRDGVAFPDTLVGTDSHTTMINGVGVVGWGVGGIEAEAGMLGQPVYFLTPDVVGVELRGKLREGITATDLVLTVTELLRREKVVGKFVEFYGEGAASLSVVDRATIGNMAPEYGATMGFFPVDEKTVDYLKGTGRSDDEVAAFETYFKAQGLFGMPRAGEIHYTKSLTLDLASIVPSLAGPKRPQDRTELPRMKDSFNTLFSKPVAENGFGKAAAELGRRHAVRQAAAQGGDNQHLNLGHPARNVVEMVDNRPSPDHVAGHTTAADLGHGDVLIAAITSCTNTSNPGVLIGAGLLAKKAVEKGLSVNPRVKTSFGPGSRVVPAYLNETGLQPYLDQLGFNIAAFGCTTCIGNAGDLAPEFNDCIVENDLVCTAVLSGNRNFEARIHPNIRANFLASPPLVVAFAIAGRANIDMETEPLGTGKDGQPVYLRDIWPASDEIQALMSHAMNPAVFRKLYGNFTEGHDLWNAIPAPAGQVYTWPKSTYIARPPFFDDFGMKPGSIGDIRGAKALLILGDSVTTDHISPAGSFKESTPAGRYLVAAGVQKPDFNSYGSRRGNHDVMVRGTFANVRVKNLMLPPKADGTRVEGGYTLLDGQQTTVYEAAMAYIGRGTPTIVFAGEEYGTGSSRDWAAKGTQLLGIRAVCARSFERIHRSNLVGMGVLPLQFKGEDNIEGLGLIGDETFDVLGVTDALKPQQDLTLRISRPDGSTRDVPVLCRIDTPIEVDYYQHGGILPYVLRELLAGGS; this comes from the coding sequence ATGAGCCACAACCTGTTCAACACTCGCCAGACGCTGTCCCTGCCGTCCGGCAAATCGCTGACCTACTACGCCCTGCCCGCGCTCGAACAAGCCGGCGTCGGGCCGGTGTCGACGCTGCCGGTGTCGATTCGCATCGTGCTCGAATCGGTGCTGCGCAACTGCGATGGCAAGAAGGTCAGCGAGGAGCACATCCGCCAGCTCGCCAACTGGAAGCCGACCGCGGCGCGCTTGGACGAGATTCCCTTCGTCGTCGCCCGCGTGGTGCTGCAGGATTTCACCGGCGTGCCGCTCTTGGCCGACCTGGCGGCGATGCGCAACGTCGCGGACAAGATGGGCCGCGACGCGAAGCTGATCGAGCCGCTGGTGCCGGTCGACCTGGTCGTCGATCACTCGGTGCAGATCGACTACTACGGCAACAGCAGCGCGTTGCGCATGAACATGGAGCTCGAGTTCCAGCGCAACGGCGAGCGTTACCAGTTCATGAAATGGGGCATGCAGGCCTTCGACACCTTCAAGGTGGTGCCGCCCGGCATCGGCATCGTGCACCAGGTGAACCTCGAATACCTGTTCCGCGGCATCCAGCAGCGTGACGGCGTGGCCTTCCCCGACACGCTGGTCGGCACCGACAGCCACACCACGATGATCAACGGCGTCGGCGTGGTCGGCTGGGGCGTCGGCGGCATCGAGGCCGAGGCCGGCATGCTGGGCCAGCCGGTGTATTTCCTCACACCGGATGTGGTCGGCGTCGAGCTCAGGGGCAAGCTGCGCGAGGGCATCACCGCGACCGACCTGGTGCTGACGGTGACCGAACTGCTGCGGCGCGAGAAGGTCGTCGGCAAGTTCGTGGAATTCTACGGCGAGGGCGCCGCCAGCCTGTCGGTGGTCGACCGCGCCACAATCGGCAATATGGCGCCCGAATACGGCGCCACCATGGGCTTCTTCCCGGTCGACGAGAAGACGGTCGACTACCTCAAGGGCACCGGCCGCAGCGATGACGAGGTCGCGGCGTTCGAGACCTACTTCAAGGCGCAGGGCCTGTTCGGCATGCCCCGCGCGGGCGAGATCCACTACACCAAATCGCTGACGCTCGACCTGGCGTCCATCGTGCCCTCGCTGGCCGGCCCCAAGCGGCCGCAGGACCGCACCGAGCTGCCGCGGATGAAGGACAGCTTCAACACCCTGTTCAGCAAGCCGGTGGCGGAAAACGGCTTCGGCAAGGCAGCAGCCGAGCTGGGCCGGCGCCATGCCGTGCGCCAGGCCGCAGCACAAGGCGGCGACAACCAGCATCTCAACCTCGGCCACCCGGCGCGCAACGTGGTCGAGATGGTGGACAACCGGCCCTCGCCGGATCATGTCGCGGGCCACACGACAGCAGCCGACCTGGGCCATGGCGACGTGCTGATCGCCGCCATCACCAGCTGTACCAACACCTCGAACCCCGGCGTGCTGATCGGCGCCGGCCTGCTGGCCAAAAAGGCGGTGGAAAAGGGCCTGAGCGTCAATCCACGGGTCAAGACCAGCTTCGGCCCCGGCTCGCGCGTGGTGCCCGCCTACCTGAATGAAACCGGCCTGCAGCCCTACCTCGACCAGCTCGGCTTCAATATCGCGGCCTTCGGCTGCACCACCTGCATCGGCAATGCGGGCGACCTCGCCCCCGAGTTCAACGACTGCATCGTCGAGAACGACCTCGTGTGTACCGCCGTGCTGTCGGGTAACCGCAATTTCGAGGCGCGCATCCACCCCAACATCCGCGCCAACTTCCTTGCCAGCCCGCCGCTCGTCGTCGCCTTCGCGATCGCCGGCCGCGCCAATATCGACATGGAGACCGAGCCGCTCGGCACCGGCAAGGACGGCCAGCCCGTCTACCTGCGCGACATCTGGCCCGCTAGCGACGAAATCCAGGCGCTGATGTCGCACGCGATGAACCCGGCCGTATTCCGCAAGCTCTATGGCAACTTCACCGAGGGCCACGACCTGTGGAACGCCATCCCGGCGCCCGCCGGGCAGGTCTACACCTGGCCGAAATCGACCTACATCGCCCGACCGCCATTCTTCGACGACTTCGGCATGAAGCCGGGCAGCATCGGCGACATCCGCGGCGCGAAAGCCTTGCTGATCCTGGGCGACTCGGTGACGACCGACCACATCAGCCCGGCGGGCTCGTTCAAGGAAAGCACGCCGGCCGGGCGCTACCTGGTCGCCGCAGGCGTGCAGAAGCCCGATTTCAATTCCTACGGCTCGCGCCGCGGCAATCACGACGTGATGGTGCGCGGCACCTTCGCCAACGTGCGGGTGAAGAACCTGATGCTGCCACCAAAAGCAGACGGCACGCGCGTCGAGGGCGGCTACACCCTGCTGGATGGCCAGCAGACCACGGTGTACGAGGCGGCAATGGCCTATATCGGGCGCGGCACGCCGACCATCGTGTTCGCCGGCGAGGAATACGGCACCGGCTCCAGCCGCGACTGGGCAGCCAAAGGCACGCAGCTGCTCGGCATCAGGGCGGTCTGCGCGCGCAGCTTCGAGCGCATTCATCGCTCCAATCTGGTCGGCATGGGCGTGCTGCCGCTGCAGTTCAAGGGCGAGGACAACATCGAAGGGCTCGGCCTCATCGGCGACGAGACCTTCGACGTACTCGGCGTCACCGATGCCCTCAAGCCGCAGCAGGACCTGACGCTACGCATCAGCCGGCCGGATGGCAGCACCCGCGACGTGCCGGTGCTGTGCCGCATCGACACGCCGATCGAGGTCGACTACTACCAGCACGGCGGCATCCTGCCCTATGTGCTGCGCGAGCTGCTGGCCGGTGGCAGCTGA
- a CDS encoding filamentous hemagglutinin N-terminal domain-containing protein produces MKRPSLNHCYRLVWSDFQSAWIAVPESAKGRGKGSKRLLAAVLLAPTLALAAPTGGTVTSGTATISQAGNTTSINQSTQKAAINWQGFSVAGNETVNFNQPNVSAVTLNRVIGNERSVIDGALNANGQVFIVNSAGVLFGKGSSVNVGSLVASTRNISDADFNAGNYVFQGNGNGSVINLGTLTAKEGGYVTLLGDKVSNQGVISATKGTVVLSAGNKITLNFNGDSLLNVTLDEGTLNALVENKQAIYADGGTVLLTAKAADDLLGAQVNNSGIVRARTIDDLTGRVELYAHGGTTSVDGTLDASAPTGGNGGFIETSGDKVKVADSARLLTKSSDSKNGKWLIKPVDFTIASSGGDMTGAFLSNYLDTQGSTTIQSASGSHGSNGDLNINDAVTWSSNNSLTLTAVHDININNAITINGASAGLVMNYGNDYNIRTKASYSGAVLDATGKPVAKRDTSGGIYGSVTFTNSANTKGLTINGNDYTLIYSMSQFDALDHTDSAGNGSFDTVSGYYAIARDWDAAGTTYGIAPVYFFAGTLAGLGHKISHFTMDNPQYSAGLIGNGTDSGPVMIRDLGLEVVHITNSSSISLGTVLGEGEGTLRNLYSTGAIDALGGGNGGLVGYFRGKIDSCYSTVNITNATDGGSGSGIANHLEGEISNSHATGNITVRMGSIYRAGGGSSGGLVGWMVGSVANSYATGNLDFRYADGVPATINNVTQIGGLIGNYQSSSADSLTNSFATGSVTGGAYLGGLIGGVTSFAGINIDNVYATGNVTGLYRVTPNFSSAYIGGLIGIVGDSSSTHSGSVSITNVFATGNVSANGGGSYVGGLMGYAESGTGIKASLRNAYATGDVHVAAVDGVYTLGAGGLIGSANNFSISSVHADGNVSGNGSVGGLIGQAVYSTISDSYAKGAATAYDNTYFGSGGLVGFMNDSSTTNSYYNADANPQAFFRAVGSGTYQVTGLTGSQLADSKYYANGTIGQVTAAREAAAAAAEKEREAAAAKEREAAAAAAEKEREAVAAAAAAAAKEREAAVAAAAKQKVFEEAAVTTGSSQVAQTLGTATPKPSLADNTSVRSPMANILDQNIVLSAAEYSVDIRTIEVDGKIFQLDEEKKVGK; encoded by the coding sequence ATGAAACGCCCGTCGCTGAACCACTGCTATCGTCTAGTTTGGAGTGATTTCCAATCCGCCTGGATAGCCGTACCGGAATCGGCCAAGGGGCGGGGCAAAGGCAGCAAGCGCCTGCTGGCGGCAGTCTTGCTCGCCCCGACGCTGGCGCTCGCCGCCCCCACGGGCGGCACGGTAACGAGCGGCACCGCAACGATCAGCCAGGCCGGCAACACCACCAGCATCAACCAGAGCACCCAGAAAGCCGCCATCAACTGGCAAGGCTTCTCCGTTGCCGGCAACGAAACGGTCAACTTCAACCAGCCCAACGTCTCCGCCGTCACCCTCAACCGTGTCATTGGTAATGAACGAAGCGTCATCGATGGCGCCCTCAACGCCAACGGTCAGGTCTTCATCGTCAACTCTGCCGGCGTCCTCTTCGGTAAAGGCAGCAGCGTCAACGTCGGCAGCCTTGTTGCCAGCACACGCAACATCAGCGATGCAGACTTCAACGCCGGCAACTACGTCTTCCAGGGCAACGGCAACGGCTCCGTCATCAACCTCGGCACCCTGACCGCCAAAGAGGGTGGCTACGTCACCCTGCTCGGCGACAAGGTATCGAACCAGGGCGTCATCTCTGCCACAAAGGGCACCGTCGTCCTGAGCGCAGGCAACAAGATCACGCTCAACTTCAACGGCGACTCGCTGCTCAACGTCACCCTCGACGAAGGTACGCTTAACGCCCTGGTCGAGAACAAACAAGCCATCTACGCCGACGGTGGCACGGTGCTGCTTACCGCCAAGGCGGCAGACGACCTGCTCGGCGCGCAGGTGAACAACAGCGGCATCGTCCGGGCACGCACCATCGACGACCTGACGGGGCGAGTCGAACTCTACGCCCACGGCGGCACGACCAGCGTGGACGGCACGCTGGACGCCAGTGCGCCAACCGGCGGTAATGGCGGTTTCATCGAAACCAGCGGCGACAAGGTCAAGGTTGCCGACAGCGCGCGCCTGCTGACCAAATCGAGTGACAGCAAGAACGGAAAATGGCTCATCAAGCCGGTGGACTTCACCATTGCCTCCAGCGGCGGCGACATGACCGGCGCCTTCCTGAGCAACTACCTCGACACCCAGGGCAGCACCACGATTCAATCTGCCTCGGGGAGCCACGGTAGCAACGGCGACCTCAACATCAACGATGCCGTCACCTGGTCAAGCAACAACAGCCTGACGCTGACGGCGGTGCACGACATCAACATCAATAATGCCATCACCATCAACGGCGCCAGTGCCGGGCTGGTGATGAACTACGGCAACGATTACAACATCCGGACCAAGGCGAGCTACAGCGGCGCGGTACTCGACGCCACCGGCAAGCCGGTGGCCAAGCGGGACACCAGTGGCGGCATCTATGGCAGCGTCACCTTCACCAACAGTGCGAATACCAAAGGCCTAACGATCAACGGCAATGACTACACGCTGATTTACAGCATGAGTCAGTTCGATGCGCTGGATCACACGGATTCGGCGGGAAATGGCAGCTTCGACACGGTCAGCGGGTATTACGCGATTGCACGCGATTGGGATGCAGCTGGAACGACGTATGGCATCGCTCCGGTCTACTTCTTCGCTGGAACTTTGGCTGGCTTGGGCCACAAGATCAGCCATTTCACGATGGACAATCCGCAATATAGTGCCGGCCTGATCGGCAATGGAACGGATTCCGGGCCCGTCATGATCCGCGACCTGGGCTTGGAAGTCGTTCATATCACAAACAGTAGCTCTATCTCACTGGGCACGGTACTGGGCGAAGGTGAGGGAACCCTGCGCAACCTCTACAGCACCGGTGCCATCGATGCCTTGGGTGGGGGCAATGGCGGCCTGGTCGGCTACTTCCGCGGCAAGATCGATTCATGCTATTCGACGGTCAACATCACCAATGCCACTGATGGCGGCAGCGGCAGTGGGATCGCCAATCACTTGGAGGGCGAGATTAGCAATTCCCATGCGACTGGAAATATCACCGTTCGGATGGGCAGTATTTACCGTGCTGGTGGCGGCTCCAGCGGCGGGCTGGTGGGCTGGATGGTCGGCAGCGTGGCGAATTCTTATGCTACTGGCAACTTGGATTTCAGGTACGCGGATGGCGTTCCCGCCACCATCAACAACGTCACTCAAATCGGCGGCCTGATCGGCAATTACCAATCATCAAGCGCCGACAGTCTGACCAATTCATTTGCAACAGGGTCCGTGACCGGTGGCGCTTACCTTGGTGGGCTAATCGGAGGCGTTACAAGCTTTGCCGGGATAAATATCGACAATGTATACGCTACCGGCAACGTAACAGGCCTATACCGCGTTACGCCGAATTTCTCAAGCGCATATATCGGAGGCCTGATCGGCATTGTCGGCGACTCATCGTCCACACACTCAGGCAGCGTTTCAATTACCAATGTCTTTGCAACGGGCAACGTTTCAGCCAACGGTGGTGGCAGCTATGTTGGCGGCTTGATGGGCTATGCGGAAAGCGGTACCGGTATTAAAGCCAGTCTCCGAAATGCCTATGCGACGGGTGATGTCCATGTGGCGGCCGTTGATGGCGTTTATACCCTTGGTGCAGGGGGGCTGATCGGGAGTGCCAATAATTTTTCAATATCGAGTGTCCATGCCGACGGAAATGTCAGCGGTAATGGCTCGGTCGGGGGGCTGATTGGACAGGCGGTGTATTCGACGATAAGCGATAGCTACGCCAAAGGTGCGGCGACTGCTTACGATAACACTTACTTCGGTTCTGGGGGCTTGGTCGGCTTCATGAACGACAGCTCGACTACGAACAGCTATTACAACGCCGATGCCAACCCTCAAGCATTCTTCAGGGCAGTTGGTAGCGGCACCTACCAGGTTACTGGTCTCACCGGTAGTCAGTTAGCTGATTCCAAGTACTACGCCAACGGCACCATCGGCCAAGTGACCGCGGCTCGCGAAGCCGCGGCAGCAGCAGCCGAAAAAGAGCGTGAAGCAGCGGCAGCAAAAGAACGTGAAGCAGCAGCGGCAGCAGCCGAAAAAGAGCGTGAAGCAGTGGCAGCCGCAGCCGCAGCCGCTGCAAAAGAACGCGAAGCAGCGGTAGCCGCAGCTGCAAAACAGAAAGTATTCGAAGAGGCTGCCGTGACGACCGGAAGCAGCCAAGTTGCCCAGACCCTCGGCACCGCCACGCCAAAGCCCTCACTGGCGGACAACACCTCCGTTCGATCCCCAATGGCAAACATCCTTGATCAGAACATAGTGCTCTCCGCAGCGGAATACTCAGTAGATATTCGCACCATCGAAGTGGATGGGAAGATTTTTCAACTGGATGAGGAGAAAAAAGTGGGGAAATAG
- a CDS encoding DUF2189 domain-containing protein, giving the protein MTTSPLRPLAVPPLAPRAWLVAGWRSYLAQPAVSSAYAALFVLAGLFGSAMAWRFDLLPMLYPLAMSFMLVGPVAATGFYRLSAARRAGQRPGLGEALQAWRGHAELWVLAIFSGFLWLIWMTDAAILYGLYFGSSHPGLLPQFGFERTWPAFSVFATLMWLLVGLIIFSVNALSVPLLFESRLSLPLAVGCSVRAIFGNPLAMFGWAIVLTLVVLVSFIVPLLFLVTLPVLAYGSEACYRDIYPPPA; this is encoded by the coding sequence ATGACCACTTCGCCGCTACGCCCCCTTGCCGTCCCTCCGCTGGCGCCCCGCGCCTGGCTGGTGGCGGGTTGGCGCAGCTATCTCGCCCAGCCGGCGGTCAGCTCGGCCTATGCGGCGCTGTTCGTACTGGCCGGCCTGTTTGGCAGTGCCATGGCGTGGCGTTTCGATCTGCTGCCGATGCTCTACCCGCTGGCGATGAGCTTCATGCTGGTGGGGCCGGTGGCGGCGACCGGGTTTTACCGCCTGTCCGCCGCGCGGCGCGCGGGGCAGCGCCCCGGCCTGGGCGAGGCGCTGCAGGCGTGGCGCGGGCATGCGGAGTTGTGGGTGCTGGCGATCTTCAGCGGCTTCCTGTGGCTGATCTGGATGACCGATGCGGCGATTCTCTACGGCCTGTACTTCGGCTCGTCCCACCCCGGGCTGTTGCCGCAGTTCGGCTTCGAGCGCACCTGGCCGGCCTTCTCCGTGTTCGCCACGCTGATGTGGCTGCTGGTGGGCCTGATCATCTTTTCGGTCAACGCACTGTCGGTGCCCTTGCTGTTCGAGTCGCGGCTGAGCCTGCCGCTGGCCGTGGGCTGCAGCGTGCGGGCGATATTCGGCAACCCGCTGGCGATGTTCGGCTGGGCCATCGTGCTGACGCTGGTGGTGCTGGTGTCATTCATCGTGCCGCTGCTGTTTCTCGTCACGCTGCCGGTGCTCGCCTACGGCAGCGAGGCATGCTACCGCGACATCTATCCGCCGCCGGCATGA
- a CDS encoding AAA family ATPase, with amino-acid sequence MSRDFQSGIICVDFAVGTCAKLVFARPHGLVPLPDIAMGNRFFARLHVGYPTQDEELRILAAQAQTHPIYTLAAVIGERDILAAREAVKAVHIHADVARYITAIAAATRDHADLRLGVARGERWRSPRARRTA; translated from the coding sequence GTGAGCCGCGATTTCCAATCCGGCATAATATGCGTCGATTTTGCCGTCGGCACCTGCGCCAAGCTAGTCTTCGCGCGTCCGCACGGCCTGGTGCCGCTGCCAGATATTGCCATGGGGAACCGATTCTTCGCCCGTCTGCACGTCGGCTACCCGACGCAGGACGAGGAGTTGCGGATACTGGCGGCGCAGGCGCAGACCCATCCAATCTATACCCTGGCCGCCGTCATCGGTGAACGCGACATCCTTGCCGCGCGGGAGGCCGTGAAGGCCGTCCACATTCACGCCGATGTGGCGCGCTACATCACCGCCATTGCCGCCGCGACCCGCGACCATGCCGATCTGCGGCTCGGCGTAGCCCGCGGGGAACGCTGGCGCTCGCCAAGGGCGCGCAGAACTGCGTGA